The following is a genomic window from Candidatus Eremiobacteraceae bacterium.
AAGTGGCGGCCCGTTTGGAAAGGCAGATGGAAGAGGCGGAAGAGCAATTGCAACTGCTTGAGTCCTTGGGCATCTCGCTCAAAGACATCACCGACAAGCTGCTCGCCGACGGACTGGTCACGTTTGAGAAGGCGTACGATCAGTTGATCGGCGTCATCGAACAAAAGACAAAGTCGCTGGTCGCTTCGGGCACGCAGAATTGAGCCCCGACAACGGCGCCACATCGGGCAACGACGTCGCCATCGCCGCGAAAGTCTGGGCGCACGACGCGGATTTTTGGAAACCCGGCGACGTCGATGCCGCCACCGTCATCCGCAACCGGCTCGGGTGGCTCACCGTCCCCGACCTCATGCTGGGCCGCGTCGCCGAAATGACGGCGTTCGCAGAGGGATTGCGAAGCGACGGATTCCGTCACGTCGTGGTCATGGGCATGGGCGGCAGCAGCCTGTGCCCGATCGTGCTCGCGATGACGTTCGGCGCGCGCGAGGGCTATCCGCAGCTCTTGGTGCTGGACAGCACGTCGCCCGAGTCGGTGCGTTCGGTGGAGAGTCACGTGGATCTCGCCACCACGCTGTTCATCGAATCTTCGAAATCCGGCACGACTTTGGAACCCCGCTGCTTCGGCTCGTATTTCTGGGCGAAGCTTTCCACCACGCTGGGCACCGTGCAAGCTGCGCAGCGGTTCGCTTGCATCACCGATCCCGGCACACCGCTTGAAGCGCAGGCGCGCGAACGCGGCTATCGCGGCGTGTTCGTCAACCCGCAAGACATCGGCGGCCGGTACTCGGCGCTTTCGTATTTCGGATTGCTGCCGGGCGCGTGCGCCGGCGTGGACATCGCCACGATGCTCGCCCGCGCTGTGGCGATGGCAGCGGCGTGCGGCGGATCTGGCAGCGACGACACGTCAAACCCCGGCGTCATGCTGGGCAGATCAATCGCGAGCAGCGCCCACGACAAAGGCCGCGACAAGATCACGTTCGTCACGTCGCCGGCCATCGCTGGGATGGCGTTGTGGCTGGAACAGCTTATCGCCGAAAGCACCGGCAAAGAAGGCAAAGGTCTGATTCCGGTTGCGGGCGAGCCGCTGGGGAAGCCGGCGGCGTACGGCACAGATCGCCACTTTGTGGCTTTGACCGTTGCTGGCGACACGTCCAACGACGCCGGCCTCGACGCGTTGGAAGCCGCCGGGCAGTTGGTCACGCGCATCGCCTTGCGCGACACGCTCGATCTCGGCGCCGAGTTCTTCCGCTGGGAGTTCGCCACCGCCGTTGCCGGTGCGCTGCTCGGCATCAACTCGTTCGATGAACCCAACGTCAAGGAAAGCAAAGACAACACCAATCGCATTCTTGCCGAGCACGCGACGGCTTCGGCTAGCGAACACGTCGCGCCGGACGACGTGGCGGCGGTCGAAGCGTTGCTCGCGCAAGTCAAACCCGGCGATTACATCGACATCCCGGCATTTATCAGCAATCTGAAGGGCCGCGACGCCGCGATCACTGCAGCGCGCGTGCAGATGCGCGACGCGTTCCGCGTGGCCACCACCGCCGGTTTCGGCCCGCGCTTCTTGCACTCCACCGGCCAGCTCCACAAGGGCGGCCCGAACACAGGCGTGTTCATCCAATTGGTCGGCGACGGCGGCGGCGAACCGCTGCCGATACCGGGCCAGCCATTCGACTTCGGCACGCTCATCCAGGCGCAGGCGCTTGGCGATCTGCAATCGCTCAAGACGCACGGCCGCCGGGCGATGAGCATCGATCTCGGCAAAGACATCGATGCCGGACTTGCGACATTCAACAAGACGATAGCGGCCGCTTGCGGCGCGCGAGGGAGCAAAGCCTAATGCAAATCGGGATGGTCGGTCTGGGCCGGATGGGCGCGAACATGGTGCAGCGCTTGCTGGATGGCGGGCACAAAGTTTCAGCGTTCGATCGGTCGGCCGACGCGGTGAAAGCATCGGCGACGGCAGGCGCGACCGGCTGCGATTCGCTTGAGGCGCTGGTGAAGTCGCTTGCGGCGCCGCGCGCGGTGTGGGTGATGGTGCCGTCAGGGCCGCCCACGCGCGACACGATCAACACATTGGGCACGCTGCTCGAGAGCGGCGACACTATCATCGACGGCGGCAACTCGTACTGGAAAGAAGGTCAGGCGCAGGCAAAAGAGCTGGCCGCAGAGGGTATTTCTTTGATTGACGCCGGCACGTCCGGCGGCGTCTGGGGCCTCAAGGAAGGCTACTGCTTGATGGTGGGCGGCGATGCCGCTGCGTGCAAACGCATCGAGCCGATCTTCCTCACTCTCGCGCCGAAAGACGGCTACATGTATGTCGGCGGGGCCGGCGCCGGCCACTTCGTGAAGATGGTGCATAACGGCATCGAGTACGCTATGCTGCAGGCGTACGGCGAAGGATTTGAGATCATCAAGGCGTCGGAATTCGGCGCGGGTTTGGACTTCGGCCAAGTGAGCCACTTGTGGAATCAGGGCAGCGTCATCCGTTCGTGGCTGCTCGAACTTGCCGAGCTCGCCTTCAAAGCCGATCCGGGTCTTGAGAAGATCGCCGGCTACGTGGACGACACGGGCGAAGGCCGCTGGACGGTGCAAGACTCCATCGACTTGGCCGTGCCCGCGCCCACCATCGCGCTTTCGCTGATGATGCGCTTCCGCTCGCGCCAGCAAGATTCGTTCTCCGGCAAGTTCATCGCAGCGCTGCGCAACGAGTTCGGCGGCCACGCGGTGAAGGCCGAAGGCGCGCCGGCCGCAAGCGCCGGGAAGCCGAAGTAACCCAAGATGGCAACCGCACAACTCGTCAACCCATTCCGCGAAGGCCTGCGCGAAGACCGCGCCACCGTGCCTGTGCATCTCGTCATCTTCGGCGCCGGCGGCGATCTCACCACGCGCAAGCTGTTGCCGGCGATCTACAATCTCGCCCAGGCGCAATTGCTGCCGCCCGGATTCTGCGTCACCGGTTTTGCGCGCACCGCGATGTCGGACGCAGATTTCCAAAAATCGCTCAAAGACGCGGTGGCCACGTCTGGTGATGTGCGCGAGCGCAAAGCCGACGTGCTCAAAGATCTGGCGGACCGCGCCCACTAC
Proteins encoded in this region:
- the gnd gene encoding decarboxylating 6-phosphogluconate dehydrogenase, with protein sequence MQIGMVGLGRMGANMVQRLLDGGHKVSAFDRSADAVKASATAGATGCDSLEALVKSLAAPRAVWVMVPSGPPTRDTINTLGTLLESGDTIIDGGNSYWKEGQAQAKELAAEGISLIDAGTSGGVWGLKEGYCLMVGGDAAACKRIEPIFLTLAPKDGYMYVGGAGAGHFVKMVHNGIEYAMLQAYGEGFEIIKASEFGAGLDFGQVSHLWNQGSVIRSWLLELAELAFKADPGLEKIAGYVDDTGEGRWTVQDSIDLAVPAPTIALSLMMRFRSRQQDSFSGKFIAALRNEFGGHAVKAEGAPAASAGKPK